Proteins co-encoded in one Alphaproteobacteria bacterium PA2 genomic window:
- a CDS encoding phosphoesterase, whose translation MGGLRLCLNGEDAVMRPSGALWLEASRTLIVADLHLEKGSSYASKGQLLPPYDSRETLRRLAGETGALNPETLVLLGDTFHDGAGEFRLGAVDTEALASLGRGRSLVWVLGNHDYEGPALLPGDVVDDLILGSLILRHEPLPGEQAGEISGHLHPCARVASLRGSVRRRCFVTDGGRMIVPAFGAYAGGLNILDPAFGGLFSGPVIAGALGSDRVHAVGRRSMRPD comes from the coding sequence ATGGGCGGGCTGAGGCTTTGCCTCAATGGCGAGGACGCCGTCATGCGCCCGTCAGGCGCCCTCTGGCTGGAGGCGTCGCGCACCCTGATTGTTGCGGACCTGCACCTCGAAAAGGGATCGTCCTATGCCTCGAAAGGACAACTCCTCCCGCCCTACGATTCCCGGGAAACCCTCAGGCGCCTGGCGGGAGAGACAGGGGCGCTGAATCCAGAGACCCTGGTCCTCCTGGGCGACACCTTTCATGACGGTGCGGGCGAGTTCCGATTGGGGGCAGTCGACACAGAGGCGCTTGCATCACTGGGCCGGGGCCGATCCCTGGTCTGGGTGCTGGGCAATCACGACTATGAGGGGCCAGCCCTGCTGCCGGGGGATGTGGTCGATGATCTGATCCTGGGAAGCCTCATCCTGCGCCACGAGCCCCTGCCGGGCGAACAGGCTGGAGAAATCTCGGGTCACCTGCACCCCTGCGCCCGGGTCGCGTCCCTTCGGGGGTCGGTACGGCGGCGGTGCTTTGTCACCGATGGCGGCCGCATGATCGTGCCGGCCTTCGGCGCCTATGCCGGCGGGCTCAACATTCTGGATCCGGCCTTCGGAGGCCTGTTCAGCGGACCGGTCATCGCCGGGGCCCTGGGGTCTGATCGGGTCCACGCTGTCGGCCGCAGGTCAATGCGGCCCGACTGA
- a CDS encoding permease, translating to MDIYLPIAEVSVNVPLLVALGAGVGFISGLFGIGGGFLMTPILVFLGIPPAVAVASLASHVAASSTSSVISYTRARAVDFRMGGVLASGGVVGSIIGVEVFRWIRLIGQADLVVSLSYLIFLGVIGGLMLSESLATIIRTRRGEAPPQIRDRRPTLLYGLPFKVKFPKSRMYISVIPPVALGIFVGMLSAIMGVGGGFILVPAMVYLLRMPAGVVVGTSLFQIIITTTLTSVLQAGRNQTVDIVLATLLLVGGVIGAQLGAKASSRFRAEELRALLALIVLAVGLRMGLGLFLTPEEPFVLMTGVGG from the coding sequence CCGGTGTTGGCTTCATCTCGGGGCTGTTCGGGATCGGCGGTGGATTCCTGATGACGCCCATCCTTGTCTTTCTGGGCATTCCCCCCGCGGTGGCCGTGGCCAGTCTCGCCAGCCATGTGGCGGCGTCATCGACCTCCAGCGTGATTTCCTACACCCGCGCCCGGGCCGTGGATTTCCGTATGGGCGGAGTCCTGGCTTCTGGCGGGGTGGTGGGCTCGATCATCGGCGTCGAAGTCTTTCGATGGATCAGACTGATCGGCCAGGCCGACCTCGTCGTCTCACTGTCCTATCTGATCTTCCTCGGGGTGATCGGTGGTCTCATGTTGTCGGAATCGCTTGCGACCATCATCCGCACGCGCAGGGGCGAGGCGCCCCCCCAGATCCGCGACCGTCGCCCGACCCTGCTCTATGGACTGCCCTTCAAGGTCAAGTTTCCCAAGTCGCGGATGTATATTAGCGTCATTCCGCCCGTCGCCCTGGGGATTTTTGTCGGCATGCTGTCGGCCATCATGGGTGTCGGCGGCGGATTCATCCTTGTTCCGGCCATGGTCTATCTCCTGCGCATGCCTGCAGGTGTGGTGGTGGGCACGAGCCTCTTCCAGATCATCATCACCACGACCCTCACCAGTGTGCTCCAGGCCGGACGCAACCAGACCGTCGATATCGTGCTGGCGACCCTTCTGCTGGTCGGGGGCGTCATTGGCGCACAACTGGGCGCCAAGGCTTCGTCCCGCTTCCGGGCCGAGGAACTCCGCGCCCTCCTGGCCCTGATTGTTCTGGCCGTCGGCCTGCGCATGGGGCTGGGTCTGTTCCTGACCCCCGAAGAGCCCTTTGTCCTGATGACCGGGGTCGGCGGATGA
- a CDS encoding DUF3429 domain-containing protein, protein MTHPAPKGLWAMALLGLAPFPLSAIIYAYGPSGMAIHGLNVLLTWSAVTMGFVGGVRWGVESSRLHPEAIRLVGSTISPFIGWGLLALRRYVEVDWIVGGFLAAFIVQWMFDQAAPGVPNKYPRMVTFLTLGAGVSLAMALEKSMRM, encoded by the coding sequence GTGACACATCCGGCTCCCAAGGGACTCTGGGCCATGGCCCTGCTTGGTCTCGCGCCCTTTCCGCTTTCGGCGATCATCTATGCCTATGGTCCCAGCGGTATGGCCATCCATGGCCTGAATGTCCTGCTCACCTGGTCAGCGGTGACCATGGGCTTTGTGGGCGGCGTGCGGTGGGGGGTGGAATCCTCCCGCCTCCACCCGGAGGCCATCAGGCTGGTGGGCTCGACCATTTCGCCCTTCATCGGTTGGGGACTTCTGGCGCTGCGGCGCTATGTGGAGGTGGACTGGATTGTCGGCGGCTTTCTGGCGGCCTTCATCGTCCAGTGGATGTTCGACCAGGCCGCCCCGGGCGTTCCCAACAAGTATCCGCGTATGGTCACATTCCTGACCCTTGGGGCCGGGGTGTCCCTGGCCATGGCCCTCGAAAAATCCATGCGGATGTAG